The following proteins come from a genomic window of Leptospira neocaledonica:
- a CDS encoding transposase, with the protein MESLPFNTKMMLILTPLPDDLWESLKVKIKGKEDSDSKPLVGRPKSSDRYILAGIVYRMEHDISWKELPARFGKRSTIHSRYRQWMQDGTLKSCKNKILQYYWDNFGIELDWQILEGKRVKRKSKDLNDTEEVEMSEEIEEE; encoded by the coding sequence ATGGAATCATTGCCATTTAATACAAAAATGATGTTAATCCTTACTCCCTTACCTGATGATCTTTGGGAATCCTTGAAAGTTAAGATAAAAGGAAAAGAGGATAGCGATTCAAAACCATTAGTTGGGCGTCCAAAAAGTAGCGATAGGTATATTCTTGCTGGAATTGTTTATCGTATGGAGCACGATATATCTTGGAAAGAGTTGCCCGCGAGATTTGGGAAACGTTCTACAATTCATTCTCGATATCGACAATGGATGCAAGATGGAACTCTAAAATCGTGTAAAAATAAAATTCTCCAATATTACTGGGACAATTTCGGGATCGAACTTGATTGGCAGATATTAGAAGGAAAGCGGGTAAAAAGAAAATCTAAGGATTTGAATGATACCGAAGAGGTTGAAATGTCAGAGGAGATTGAAGAAGAGTAA